From a region of the Geothrix sp. 21YS21S-2 genome:
- a CDS encoding ABC transporter ATP-binding protein yields the protein MARLLETSGLACRYPNGTRAVEGLDLALDEGDLVGLIGPDGAGKTTTFRMLMGLQNPTGGHLRLHADRHTLSYVPQVFSLAPDLTVEENLQLQARLYGLRDPGPRIASLLESVDLARFRERMSGALSGGMKQKLSLCSALLPAPRLLLLDEPTTGVDPVSRREFWTMLHAIHDDGVAILFSTPYMDEAEYALSLLLMDGGRILAEGTLDGFREELGGVVAALTMADRRLARAQVALLSPLDLFAEGDVLRARFPDQPMEPLLAKLGALPGVAAARESESTLEDYFLHVLNAQEGALHE from the coding sequence ATGGCCCGCCTCCTGGAGACCTCCGGCCTCGCCTGCCGGTATCCCAACGGCACCCGCGCCGTGGAGGGCCTCGACCTGGCCCTGGACGAAGGCGACCTGGTGGGCCTCATCGGCCCCGACGGCGCCGGGAAGACCACCACCTTCCGCATGCTCATGGGCCTCCAGAACCCCACCGGCGGGCACCTCCGCCTCCATGCCGACCGCCACACCCTGAGCTACGTGCCCCAGGTCTTCAGCCTGGCCCCCGACCTCACGGTGGAGGAGAACCTCCAGCTCCAGGCCCGGCTCTACGGTCTCCGGGACCCCGGCCCCCGCATCGCGTCCCTGCTGGAGTCCGTGGACCTCGCCCGCTTCCGGGAGCGCATGTCCGGGGCCCTCTCCGGAGGGATGAAGCAGAAGCTCTCGCTGTGCTCGGCCCTCCTGCCGGCGCCGCGCCTGCTCCTCCTGGACGAGCCCACCACCGGCGTGGACCCCGTGAGCCGGCGGGAGTTCTGGACCATGCTCCACGCCATCCACGACGACGGCGTGGCCATCCTCTTCTCCACGCCCTACATGGACGAGGCGGAGTACGCGCTGAGCCTGCTGCTCATGGACGGCGGCCGGATCCTGGCCGAGGGCACCCTGGACGGGTTCCGGGAGGAGCTGGGAGGGGTCGTGGCGGCCCTGACCATGGCGGACCGCAGGCTCGCCAGGGCCCAGGTGGCCCTGCTGTCGCCCCTGGACCTCTTCGCCGAAGGCGACGTGCTCCGGGCCCGGTTCCCGGACCAGCCCATGGAGCCGCTCCTGGCGAAGCTGGGGGCCCTGCCCGGGGTGGCCGCGGCGCGGGAATCCGAGAGCACCCTGGAAGACTATTTCCTCCATGTCCTCAACGCCCAGGAGGGGGCCCTCCATGAGTGA
- a CDS encoding HlyD family secretion protein encodes MKKTALVLLALLTLGCNRDGVVTLNGRVEAYLSDLGPRVPGTILSIDVKEGQRVKAGDLLVRLSAAELGSAVDRDAAGLASAEARNRMYRAGNRPEDIAQGEARVRDAQAALALATDTHKRVASLHGDRIASRADLDKAVADRDRAEAALHLQKKALDELRAGFRAEDRAGAEADARKARAVLDQSRVQASFLEIRAPFDCVVIHRLREVGSVVGASQAVLTVARLDELWVRLYIPQPLQPRVAQGMPLQVATLDGRTFDAALDEVNSVPEYTPKMVETAEERINLVYPAQVHLARGWDKGLIPGVAVDVKLKPRGK; translated from the coding sequence ATGAAGAAGACCGCCCTGGTCCTGCTCGCCCTGCTCACCCTCGGGTGCAACCGCGACGGCGTCGTCACCCTGAACGGCCGGGTCGAGGCCTACCTCTCGGACCTGGGCCCCCGGGTGCCGGGCACCATCCTCTCCATCGACGTGAAGGAGGGCCAGCGGGTGAAGGCCGGCGATCTCCTGGTGCGGCTCTCCGCGGCCGAACTGGGGTCCGCGGTGGACCGGGACGCCGCGGGCCTGGCCTCGGCCGAGGCCAGGAACCGCATGTACCGGGCCGGCAACCGCCCCGAGGACATCGCCCAGGGCGAGGCCCGGGTGCGGGACGCCCAGGCCGCGCTGGCCCTCGCGACCGACACGCACAAGCGCGTCGCCAGCCTCCACGGAGACAGGATCGCCTCCAGGGCCGACCTGGACAAGGCCGTGGCCGACCGGGACCGGGCCGAGGCGGCCCTCCACCTGCAGAAGAAGGCCCTGGATGAGCTCCGCGCGGGCTTTCGCGCCGAGGACCGCGCCGGCGCCGAGGCCGATGCCCGCAAGGCCCGGGCGGTCCTGGACCAGAGCCGGGTGCAGGCGTCCTTCCTGGAGATCCGGGCGCCCTTCGACTGCGTGGTGATCCACCGCCTGCGCGAGGTGGGCAGCGTCGTGGGGGCCTCCCAGGCCGTGCTCACCGTCGCGCGTCTGGACGAGCTCTGGGTGCGCCTCTACATCCCCCAGCCCCTCCAGCCCCGGGTGGCGCAGGGCATGCCGCTGCAGGTGGCGACCCTCGACGGCCGGACCTTCGACGCCGCCCTGGACGAGGTGAACAGCGTGCCCGAATACACCCCCAAGATGGTGGAGACCGCCGAGGAGCGCATCAACCTCGTCTACCCCGCCCAGGTGCACCTGGCCCGCGGCTGGGACAAGGGCCTCATCCCCGGCGTGGCCGTGGACGTCAAGCTCAAGCCCAGGGGCAAGTGA
- a CDS encoding biotin/lipoyl-containing protein, with product MKRTLVVADQTVELEIYRRRGTTVMTWDGEEVPLDIVKVERSSYSIIMEGRSVGVNIDRIRNPDPDLHGFRAATYDGAYEFTLQDPRKTLLAEAMARSKRSEAKTIIALMPGKVLKLLVQPGDVVEEGQPLLILEAMKMQNEYTAPTASRVAAIHVEEGVNLEIHAPMISLQNLENLDTGEAPKG from the coding sequence ATGAAACGAACCCTCGTCGTCGCCGACCAGACCGTTGAACTCGAGATCTACCGCCGCCGCGGCACCACCGTCATGACCTGGGACGGGGAGGAGGTGCCCCTGGACATCGTGAAGGTGGAGCGCTCCAGCTATTCCATCATCATGGAAGGCCGCAGCGTGGGCGTGAACATCGACCGCATCCGCAATCCCGACCCGGACCTCCACGGCTTCCGGGCCGCCACGTACGACGGGGCCTACGAGTTCACGCTCCAGGACCCCCGCAAGACCCTCCTGGCCGAAGCCATGGCCCGGAGCAAGCGCAGCGAGGCCAAGACGATCATCGCCCTGATGCCGGGCAAGGTGCTCAAGCTCCTCGTGCAGCCCGGGGACGTGGTGGAGGAGGGGCAGCCCCTGCTGATCCTCGAGGCCATGAAGATGCAGAACGAGTACACGGCCCCCACCGCGAGCCGGGTGGCCGCGATCCACGTGGAGGAGGGCGTCAACCTGGAGATCCACGCGCCCATGATCTCGCTGCAGAACCTGGAGAACCTCGATACCGGGGAAGCCCCCAAGGGGTGA
- a CDS encoding acetyl/propionyl/methylcrotonyl-CoA carboxylase subunit alpha, with the protein MPVTRLLIANRGEIACRIMRTCREIDIPTVAVYSDSDRGAMHVRLAILSVPIGPTPARESYMRADKLIEACRKTGADSIHPGYGFLAEDPEAVRLIQDAGITWLGPSAEVLEKMDNKITAREIAQSVGCPVLPGIQETMGDEELLDEARKMGYPLMVKPVLGRDGKGMRLVKTAGDLRRALPRVKGESIFSFWDERVYLEKALIHPRHIEVQIAGDAHGNYVYLWEREGSVQRRFQQICEEAPSPGVSPELRRTLGEQAVAIARAVGYVGIGTVEFLLDQEGNHYFLEMTCRIQGGHAVTEWITGQDLVKWQIDIAQGKKLPLTQDKIPFWGHAIQCRINAEDPDRDFAPSSGRIQYLRSPQGHNLRNDSGVYFGWEMSPFYAPLLAKISTWGQTRQEALQRMHSALMEMRLGGVRNNVAFFKTLLENKQFLKGDLHTGILAHPWWKQKAVGPSLKFAVAAALFDELEMEERRAQQPTPRNDCVPTSQAWKSLNKFNRL; encoded by the coding sequence ATGCCCGTCACCAGATTGCTCATCGCGAACCGAGGCGAAATCGCCTGCCGGATCATGCGCACGTGCCGGGAGATCGACATCCCCACGGTCGCCGTGTATTCGGATTCGGACCGGGGGGCCATGCACGTGCGCCTCGCCATCCTGTCCGTGCCCATCGGTCCCACGCCCGCGCGGGAAAGCTACATGCGCGCCGACAAGCTCATCGAGGCCTGCCGGAAGACGGGGGCGGATTCCATCCACCCGGGCTACGGCTTCCTGGCCGAGGACCCCGAGGCGGTGCGCCTGATCCAGGACGCCGGCATCACCTGGCTGGGCCCCAGCGCGGAGGTGCTGGAGAAGATGGACAACAAGATCACCGCCCGGGAGATCGCCCAGTCCGTGGGCTGCCCCGTGCTGCCCGGAATCCAGGAGACCATGGGCGACGAGGAGCTGCTGGACGAGGCCCGCAAGATGGGCTATCCCCTGATGGTCAAGCCCGTGCTGGGCCGGGACGGCAAGGGGATGCGCCTGGTCAAGACCGCCGGGGACCTGCGCCGGGCGCTGCCCCGGGTCAAGGGCGAGAGCATCTTCTCCTTCTGGGACGAGCGGGTCTACCTGGAGAAGGCCCTCATCCACCCCCGCCACATCGAGGTGCAGATCGCCGGCGACGCCCACGGGAACTACGTCTACCTCTGGGAGCGGGAGGGCTCGGTGCAGCGCCGCTTCCAGCAGATCTGCGAGGAGGCGCCGTCCCCGGGCGTCTCCCCCGAGCTGCGCCGGACCCTGGGCGAGCAGGCCGTGGCCATCGCCAGGGCGGTGGGCTATGTGGGCATCGGCACGGTGGAGTTCCTCCTGGACCAGGAGGGCAACCACTACTTCCTGGAGATGACCTGCCGCATCCAGGGCGGCCACGCCGTCACGGAGTGGATCACGGGCCAGGACCTGGTGAAGTGGCAGATCGACATCGCCCAGGGCAAGAAGCTCCCCCTCACCCAGGACAAGATCCCCTTCTGGGGCCACGCCATCCAGTGCCGCATCAACGCCGAGGACCCGGACCGGGACTTCGCGCCCTCCTCGGGCCGGATCCAGTACCTGCGCTCGCCCCAGGGGCACAACCTGCGCAACGACAGCGGCGTCTACTTCGGCTGGGAGATGAGTCCCTTCTACGCGCCGCTGCTGGCCAAGATCTCCACCTGGGGCCAGACGCGCCAGGAGGCCCTGCAGCGCATGCACTCGGCCCTCATGGAGATGCGCCTGGGCGGCGTGCGCAACAACGTGGCCTTCTTCAAGACGCTGCTGGAGAACAAGCAGTTCCTCAAGGGCGACCTCCACACCGGGATCCTGGCGCATCCGTGGTGGAAGCAGAAGGCCGTGGGCCCCAGCCTCAAGTTCGCCGTGGCCGCCGCGCTCTTCGACGAGCTGGAGATGGAGGAGCGCCGGGCCCAGCAGCCCACCCCCAGGAACGACTGCGTCCCCACCAGCCAGGCCTGGAAGTCCCTGAACAAGTTCAATAGGCTCTGA
- a CDS encoding DNA-directed RNA polymerase subunit omega, with amino-acid sequence MTVQRTVVHIPEEIANKYRFVVVTGKRCEQLQRGAYPKVEVTVPMNKLGQPQEAPRLASFWAQVAIKEVEEGRIAFEEPEVITLDYTTEIPISVE; translated from the coding sequence ATGACCGTACAGCGCACCGTAGTCCATATTCCGGAAGAGATCGCCAACAAGTACCGGTTCGTCGTGGTCACGGGTAAACGTTGCGAGCAGCTTCAGCGCGGCGCCTATCCCAAGGTGGAAGTGACCGTCCCCATGAACAAGCTGGGCCAGCCCCAGGAGGCTCCCCGCCTCGCCTCCTTCTGGGCCCAGGTGGCCATCAAGGAAGTGGAGGAAGGCCGCATCGCCTTCGAGGAGCCCGAGGTGATCACCCTGGACTACACCACGGAGATCCCCATCTCGGTGGAGTAG
- a CDS encoding ABC transporter ATP-binding protein, which yields MSEPVLQVENLTRRFGDFTAVDGVSFEIRKGEIFGFLGPNGAGKSTTIRMLCGVLAPTSGHARALGRDLFTEGQLVRARMGYMSQKSSLLTDLTVGENLAFFGSLYGLSGERLKAETTHRLKEMQVWALRDHLVSGLSTGERQRVSLAAATLHEPEVLFLDEPTSGVDPLRRRLFWEAMADLIADGMTILVTTHNLGEADQCDRLAFILGGRLVASGSPSYLKTSLHRRVLSLRTPEYRRLQEAARAIPGVLSAVLQGRSVRLTYAEGGDPGAILQAVASLGLPFAPAEPELPSLEDFFVDLVDQGRGAPLR from the coding sequence ATGAGTGAGCCCGTCCTGCAGGTGGAGAACCTGACCCGGCGCTTCGGCGATTTCACGGCGGTGGACGGGGTCTCCTTCGAGATCCGCAAGGGGGAGATCTTCGGGTTCCTGGGCCCCAACGGCGCCGGGAAGAGCACGACCATCCGGATGCTCTGCGGCGTCCTCGCGCCCACGTCCGGCCACGCCCGGGCCCTGGGCCGGGACCTGTTCACCGAGGGCCAGCTGGTGCGCGCCCGCATGGGCTACATGAGCCAGAAGTCGAGCCTCCTCACGGACCTCACCGTAGGCGAGAACCTGGCCTTCTTCGGGAGCCTCTACGGCCTTTCGGGGGAGCGCCTGAAGGCGGAGACCACCCACCGGCTCAAGGAGATGCAGGTGTGGGCCCTGCGGGACCACCTGGTGTCGGGCCTCTCCACCGGCGAGCGCCAGCGGGTGTCCCTGGCCGCCGCGACCCTCCACGAGCCCGAGGTGCTCTTCCTGGACGAGCCCACCTCGGGGGTGGACCCGCTGCGCCGCCGCCTGTTCTGGGAGGCGATGGCCGACCTCATCGCCGACGGCATGACCATCCTGGTGACCACCCACAACCTGGGCGAGGCCGACCAGTGCGACCGCCTCGCCTTCATCCTGGGCGGCAGGCTGGTGGCCAGCGGCAGTCCCTCCTACCTCAAGACCAGCCTGCACCGCCGGGTGCTGTCGCTGCGCACCCCCGAGTACCGCCGCCTCCAGGAGGCGGCCCGGGCCATCCCGGGCGTCCTGTCCGCGGTCCTGCAGGGGCGCAGCGTCCGCCTCACCTACGCCGAAGGCGGCGACCCCGGGGCCATCCTGCAGGCCGTGGCGTCCCTGGGCCTGCCCTTCGCCCCCGCGGAGCCCGAGCTCCCCTCCCTTGAAGACTTCTTCGTGGACCTGGTGGACCAGGGCCGCGGCGCCCCCTTGAGGTGA
- a CDS encoding 5-formyltetrahydrofolate cyclo-ligase codes for MPELRDKAALRRHHLALRDAVDPLERALWSAEACRHLAAFCEARGIHSVAAFWPFGSEIDLRPLLDAHPFWTFLFPRIVEKAPPTLAWGPPPLGPGAWGLQEPLASPFASPPVQLVLVPGLAFAADGHRLGYGRGFYDAVLPGLAPEVLTLGAGFGIQKCESLPTGPGDFPVKGLVDEDGVRLF; via the coding sequence ATGCCTGAACTCCGCGACAAGGCCGCGCTGAGGCGGCACCACCTGGCCCTGAGGGACGCCGTCGATCCCCTGGAGCGGGCCCTCTGGTCCGCGGAGGCCTGCCGGCACCTGGCCGCCTTCTGCGAAGCCCGGGGCATCCATTCCGTCGCGGCCTTCTGGCCCTTCGGGTCCGAGATCGACCTGCGCCCCCTCCTGGACGCCCACCCCTTCTGGACCTTCCTCTTCCCGAGAATCGTGGAAAAGGCGCCGCCAACCCTGGCCTGGGGCCCGCCTCCGCTGGGACCCGGCGCCTGGGGCCTCCAGGAGCCGCTGGCGTCCCCCTTCGCCTCCCCACCGGTGCAACTGGTCCTGGTCCCGGGCCTCGCCTTCGCCGCGGACGGGCACCGGCTGGGCTACGGGCGGGGCTTCTACGACGCCGTCCTGCCCGGCCTGGCGCCGGAGGTCCTGACCCTGGGCGCGGGCTTCGGGATCCAGAAGTGCGAAAGCCTGCCCACGGGACCCGGGGACTTCCCCGTCAAGGGACTGGTGGATGAGGATGGGGTAAGGCTCTTCTAG
- a CDS encoding TetR/AcrR family transcriptional regulator: MATPRPRGPKSVKMDPRTLLDAALKVFGREGLEGASLRAIAREAGCDPSLIYYHFENKEAMFTALLEERITPLVKDLRRLANPLDPRSTAEKLWLAMQAFHLHVHDSAGFRAMVRGQIVRGAETIPEQLAIRLRPAQMAVLGILRRGQRRGELRPGLNPFLLGLFLIRMEAEILDLVPIFAERLAGLPAPTGIALAERTWFEVFWRGVAAHPLEPLPFLETV; the protein is encoded by the coding sequence TTGGCAACTCCCCGCCCCCGTGGCCCCAAATCCGTGAAGATGGACCCCAGGACCCTCCTGGACGCCGCCCTGAAGGTCTTCGGCCGGGAGGGCCTGGAGGGGGCCAGCCTGCGGGCCATCGCCCGGGAAGCCGGCTGCGACCCCTCGCTCATCTACTACCACTTCGAGAACAAGGAGGCCATGTTCACGGCCCTCCTGGAGGAGCGCATCACGCCCCTGGTGAAGGACCTGCGCCGGCTGGCCAATCCCCTGGACCCGCGGAGCACGGCCGAAAAGCTCTGGCTGGCCATGCAGGCCTTCCACCTCCACGTGCACGACAGCGCCGGGTTCCGGGCGATGGTGCGGGGGCAGATCGTGCGGGGCGCCGAGACCATCCCCGAGCAGCTGGCGATCCGCCTGCGTCCGGCGCAGATGGCCGTGCTCGGCATCCTCCGCCGGGGCCAGCGCCGGGGCGAGCTCCGGCCGGGCCTCAATCCCTTCCTGCTGGGCCTGTTCCTCATCCGCATGGAGGCGGAGATCCTCGACCTGGTCCCGATCTTCGCGGAGCGCCTCGCGGGGCTCCCGGCCCCCACGGGCATCGCCCTGGCCGAGCGCACCTGGTTCGAAGTGTTCTGGCGGGGCGTGGCCGCCCATCCCCTGGAACCCCTGCCCTTCCTGGAGACCGTATGA
- the mqnE gene encoding aminofutalosine synthase MqnE, translating into MHSLSLGLQSYLTDPRLIPIAEKVEQGIRLTFDDGLLLYESPDLTGIGAMAHFVRLKLHGKKTYYVVSRRMSYTNICVTHCQFCAFQARPGDPRAYVLSADDIVSEMEKPENLGVRELHMVAGHYPKLKIEYFEDLFRRLKARFPDLHLKVFTMVEMDYYARASGIPIEAFIARCMAAGLESCPGGGAEIFDEEIREKICIGKKDAGTWLRVAELSHRMGLPTNCTMLYGHIEQARHRVDHLLRLRELQDRTRGFLAYIPLAYQIEDNELGRTYEIHETTGHQDLREVAVARLLLDNVPHIKAYWVMITEGLAQVGLNYGADDLDGTIIEESIAHLAGAKTPQALTKAELERLITEAGFEPLERDNLYKVYA; encoded by the coding sequence ATGCACAGCCTCAGCCTCGGATTGCAAAGCTACCTCACCGATCCCCGCCTCATCCCCATCGCGGAGAAGGTGGAACAGGGCATCCGGCTCACCTTCGACGACGGCCTCCTGCTCTACGAGAGCCCCGATCTCACGGGCATCGGCGCCATGGCCCACTTCGTCCGGCTGAAGCTCCACGGGAAGAAGACCTACTACGTGGTGAGCCGGCGCATGTCCTACACGAACATCTGCGTCACCCACTGCCAGTTCTGCGCGTTCCAGGCCCGGCCGGGCGATCCGCGGGCCTACGTGCTTTCGGCGGACGACATCGTCTCCGAGATGGAGAAGCCCGAGAACCTGGGCGTGCGGGAACTGCACATGGTGGCCGGGCACTACCCCAAGCTCAAGATCGAGTACTTCGAGGACCTGTTCCGGCGCCTCAAGGCCCGCTTCCCGGACCTGCACCTGAAGGTCTTCACCATGGTGGAGATGGACTACTACGCCCGGGCGTCCGGGATCCCCATCGAGGCGTTCATCGCCCGCTGCATGGCCGCGGGGCTGGAGAGCTGCCCGGGCGGCGGCGCGGAGATCTTCGACGAGGAGATCCGCGAGAAGATCTGCATCGGCAAGAAGGACGCCGGCACCTGGCTGCGCGTGGCCGAGCTGAGCCACCGCATGGGCCTGCCCACCAACTGCACCATGCTCTACGGGCACATCGAACAGGCCCGGCACCGGGTGGACCACCTCCTGCGCCTGCGCGAGCTGCAGGACCGCACGCGGGGGTTCCTGGCCTACATCCCCCTGGCCTACCAGATCGAGGACAACGAGCTGGGCCGGACCTACGAGATCCACGAGACCACCGGCCACCAGGACCTGCGGGAAGTGGCCGTGGCCCGCCTCCTCCTGGACAACGTCCCGCACATCAAGGCCTACTGGGTCATGATCACCGAGGGCCTGGCCCAGGTCGGCCTCAACTACGGCGCGGACGACCTGGACGGCACCATCATCGAGGAGTCCATCGCCCACCTCGCCGGCGCCAAGACCCCCCAGGCCCTCACCAAGGCCGAGCTGGAGCGCCTGATCACCGAAGCCGGCTTCGAGCCCCTGGAACGCGACAACCTCTACAAAGTCTATGCCTGA
- a CDS encoding ABC transporter permease: protein MWNRIKALVWKEFLQLRRDRLTIGFVLIMPLAQILIFGFAVNTDVKHLPCVVYDESRSQESRDFVDGLVATQYFDLKSRADSEAAFTREIDMGRAQVGVWFPPDYARKLRSGGTAEAMVVVDASNPTTASNAIATAVGVSQMRSTTLLFQRMGYGQATQPIPPIDLRVRPWYNPNLRSPNFIVPGLVGVILAMTCVIYASGSIVKEKERGTLDQVMVTPVRPFELFLGKIIPVVGIAYLQLTVLFGAARVLFGVPVAGSVPLLYVTSLFFIIPMLGVGIKLSTAADTQAQSTQMAILTFLPMVFLSGYIFPIEGMPLFFQGLAQVIPLTHYLIIVRAIVLRGAGVEAFWPQLIKLTVFGLIVWTVALRGMKRASA from the coding sequence ATGTGGAACCGCATCAAGGCCCTGGTCTGGAAGGAATTCCTGCAGCTGCGCAGGGACCGCCTGACCATCGGGTTCGTCCTCATCATGCCGCTGGCCCAGATACTGATCTTCGGCTTCGCCGTGAACACCGACGTCAAGCACCTCCCCTGCGTGGTCTACGACGAGTCCCGCAGCCAGGAGAGCCGCGACTTCGTCGACGGCCTGGTGGCCACCCAGTACTTCGACCTCAAGAGCCGCGCGGACAGCGAGGCCGCCTTCACCCGGGAGATCGACATGGGCCGGGCCCAGGTGGGCGTGTGGTTCCCCCCCGACTACGCGCGAAAGCTCAGGTCGGGCGGCACGGCCGAGGCCATGGTGGTGGTGGACGCCTCCAATCCCACCACCGCCTCCAACGCCATCGCCACCGCCGTGGGCGTCTCCCAGATGCGCAGCACCACCCTGCTCTTCCAGCGCATGGGCTACGGCCAGGCCACCCAGCCCATCCCGCCCATCGACCTGCGCGTGCGGCCCTGGTACAACCCGAACCTGCGCAGCCCCAACTTCATCGTCCCGGGGCTCGTGGGCGTGATCCTGGCCATGACCTGCGTCATCTACGCCTCGGGCAGCATCGTGAAGGAGAAGGAGCGGGGCACCCTGGACCAGGTGATGGTCACCCCGGTGCGCCCGTTCGAACTGTTCCTCGGGAAGATCATCCCCGTGGTGGGCATCGCCTACCTGCAGCTGACCGTGCTCTTCGGCGCGGCCCGGGTGCTTTTCGGCGTGCCCGTCGCAGGCTCCGTGCCCCTGCTCTACGTCACCTCGCTCTTCTTCATCATCCCCATGCTGGGCGTGGGCATCAAGCTGTCGACCGCCGCCGACACCCAGGCCCAGTCGACGCAGATGGCCATCCTCACCTTCCTGCCCATGGTGTTCCTGTCCGGCTACATCTTCCCCATCGAGGGCATGCCGCTCTTCTTCCAGGGTCTGGCCCAGGTCATCCCGCTCACCCACTATCTGATAATCGTGCGCGCCATCGTGCTCCGCGGGGCGGGCGTCGAGGCGTTCTGGCCGCAGCTCATCAAGCTGACGGTGTTCGGCCTGATCGTGTGGACCGTCGCCCTGCGGGGCATGAAGCGGGCCTCGGCCTAG
- the coaBC gene encoding bifunctional phosphopantothenoylcysteine decarboxylase/phosphopantothenate--cysteine ligase CoaBC — translation MNILLGITGGIAAYRAAELARTLTKRGHVVRCCLTDAGSRFITPLTLASLTGQPCFGANPDYHEWRPNPVIEHIDLARWADVAAVVPATADIIGKTANGLATDLLSTLLLATTARVLWAPAMNKAMWAHPAVQANVATLKGFGHTIVEPVEGLLACGEEGAGKLADILDIADAVEALAGPSHRSFLGKRILVTAGPTREDLDPVRTLTNRSSGEMGVELARAFRNLGARVDLVLGGELPAPWGIETHRVRSAQQMLEACRKVWPDADGLVAAAAVADQRPEACAPEKVKKQEGPETLTLVRTPDVLATLAGEKRSGQWLLGFAAESEEHVPNATVKLRKKHLDGVLVNDIGSGRAFGHQANTLLPVTAAGQAEPLGPLPKDQLARAVANWWGDWLASR, via the coding sequence ATGAACATCCTGCTGGGCATCACGGGGGGGATCGCGGCATACCGGGCGGCGGAACTGGCGCGCACTCTCACCAAACGCGGGCATGTGGTCAGATGCTGCCTGACGGACGCGGGGTCCCGGTTCATCACCCCCCTCACCCTGGCCTCCCTCACGGGCCAGCCCTGCTTCGGCGCCAACCCGGACTACCACGAGTGGCGGCCCAACCCGGTCATCGAGCACATCGACCTGGCCCGCTGGGCGGACGTGGCGGCCGTGGTGCCCGCCACCGCGGACATCATCGGGAAGACCGCCAACGGCCTGGCCACGGACCTGCTGTCCACCCTGCTCCTGGCCACCACCGCCAGGGTGCTCTGGGCGCCGGCCATGAACAAGGCCATGTGGGCCCACCCGGCGGTGCAGGCCAACGTGGCCACCCTCAAGGGTTTCGGCCACACCATCGTGGAGCCGGTGGAAGGCCTCCTGGCCTGCGGGGAGGAGGGCGCGGGCAAGCTCGCCGACATCCTGGACATCGCCGACGCCGTGGAGGCCCTGGCCGGGCCCTCCCACCGCAGCTTCCTGGGCAAGCGCATCCTCGTCACCGCCGGGCCCACCCGGGAGGACCTGGACCCGGTGCGCACGCTCACCAACCGCTCCTCGGGGGAGATGGGGGTGGAGCTGGCCCGGGCCTTCCGCAACCTCGGCGCCCGGGTGGACCTGGTGCTGGGCGGCGAGCTTCCCGCGCCCTGGGGCATCGAGACCCACCGGGTGCGCAGCGCCCAGCAGATGCTGGAGGCCTGTCGGAAGGTGTGGCCGGACGCGGACGGCCTCGTGGCCGCCGCCGCCGTGGCCGACCAGCGTCCCGAAGCCTGCGCCCCCGAGAAGGTGAAGAAGCAGGAGGGTCCCGAGACCCTCACCCTGGTGCGCACCCCCGACGTGCTGGCCACCCTCGCGGGGGAGAAGCGCAGCGGCCAGTGGCTCCTGGGCTTCGCCGCCGAAAGCGAGGAGCACGTCCCCAACGCCACCGTGAAGCTCAGGAAGAAGCACCTGGACGGGGTCCTGGTGAACGACATCGGCTCCGGCAGGGCCTTCGGCCACCAGGCCAACACCCTCCTGCCCGTCACCGCCGCCGGCCAGGCCGAGCCCCTCGGGCCGCTGCCCAAGGACCAGTTGGCCCGGGCCGTTGCGAACTGGTGGGGGGACTGGCTGGCGTCTCGCTGA